The sequence TTGAGTGGAAACGCTAATCACACTGCCATGGCGCATGAGCAGCAGATGACCATGATTGAGATAGATGTTTCCACCACTCCCAGACATGGTAGAAGCTGTAATGCTGGCTTTGCCATCTAACAACGTAGATTGAGTATTGAATCGGATATCGCCTGCTTGTCCAGGCCCATCATTCCGCACAGATAGCGTTGCCCGATCGGTAATTTTTAACACTGGAGTATTAATGGTCACTGTGCCTGCATTCCCTGTCGGGATGGCGGGTACCCTCAAGAAGGCTTGGGTTCTAGGATCAACAATTTCCACGGCCGCCAGCAAGCGACTAGGGAGCGCAAGCCCCTCCGCCACACCTCGCATTTCAACGGACTCTGTCGCATTGACTGTAATGTTACCCGTTGAACCAGACGCCAGCGCCGTCGAACCAATCACGCCACTTTCTCGTAGCAATAATCTTGATGTATTGATTAGCACATCACCAGCATTGCCTGCACCGATACTACTGGACACGATCGAACTTGACGACGCGGTTGCCGGAACTGCATCTGCAATTTCAATCAAGTCTGCTACATTCACCGTAACCTGTCCCGCTTGACCAGTACTTGCAGTCGCAGAGAAAATACTTCCCCCCCGGAGAAGTTGAACATGATTGGCTGTAACTAGAACCTCCCCAGCCTTGCCACTGCCAAAGGTTGCACTCCCGATTCCAGAAACATTGATAGGATTGGTCCAATTGAATCCATGGACTTCTAGGCGATCGCGAACATTCACATTCATATTGCCGCTCCCAGCCGGTGTAAAAGTCCGGGCTTCGATGCGAGCGCCATCCTGGAGCAAAAGTTGGTTAGCCGTGATCCTCACCCCTTCCACCGTTCCCAACCCTAGGTTGGTTGAATAAATTCCATTTCCCCACAATCCATCGACTGTATTTCCAACCAGATGAATAGAATCCGTGGCATGAATGACGATTCCACCCGCAGACTGGGAGCCAACGCTATTTTTCAGGACAAAAGACCCATCCGCCAAACTGATATTGCGTCCCTGCAAAGCGATCGTACCGCTATAACCGCTGACATCCAGCAGGGATTGATCGGCAAGATGGATATCTCCAAACTGTGAAACAGATGAATAATCGCCGACCCAGCCTTGCTGCGTGGACGTGAGACTGACTTGGCCCTGGTTCACACTACTGACTTCTAGACGACCAACGCCTTTAATGGAGAGAATTCCACCCGAGAAATTTACATTTCCCCCCACTAACGCCAACGTTTGGCCAAACCCTGCCTGCAATCCGATCGGGCTCTTGCTGGCATCAAACGGTAGAAATCCGCCCCCCTCAAGCCGATGACCCGTGTTTTGGACGGTGATTTCCCCTGGATTTTGCCCCATTTGCAGACCGATCGGAGCGCTCATCGTTAGCAAGGGCACAGTGCTGGAATTCGTTGCACTGAACGCTGTCCCATCGGCAAACTGAATACTACTCGCAGTGGTTCCAATAAACGATCCCCCAAGATTGAGCGAGGCGTTCGGCCCAAATAATATTCCAATAGGATTGAGTAAAAATAAGCTGGCACCACCATTGGCTTTCAGCAACCCATCAATGTTGGAAGCCGTCCCCCCCGTCACCCGCGCAAAGATATTCTGCACATCTAACGCATTGTTAAAAAAGGCAGATCCGCCCGTGGGCACTGAAAATTGGCTAAAGCTATGAAATAAATTGCCGCCCGATCGCCCACCGCCATCGATCGTGAAATCCCGTGCGTTAGGACTGCTCACTGTCGTAGGTAAGCTACCATCCGGAATCACTTGGGCATTGGCGATCTCCATCCAAGGGCCGAAACCCATTAAAACACCCAATACGCCAACGATCGACCGAACTTTCATCCAAGGACTCCACAAACAGTTATGTTAGAATTCCCGGCACCGTGTTTTTTTAGCTCAGTAAACTCACATAATCAAGTTTTCCATTTTTACAGAGTCTTGACTGTTTGAAAATTGTTTTCGCTACAGGTTACGATCGCGTCTGCGACAACAGGGATAGGACTTGCAATCAGAGCGATCGTGCCATCTACGTTGCGTTGAAACCCCGATGCTTGGATGAGAATCGGTTGCGTTGCAGGAACGGGATCTGTAATACTTTGCTTGCCACGATACGCAGACAGATCTCGCATATCCTCCCAAGGACGATCGCCCACAACTTGCTGGTTGGGATTTTGTGGAATTCCACCGCGCCCGGTTGCAACAAATTGACTGCCCTGATTCGCAGCGCAGCCCGTCGCTATTTTTTGACTGGGGTCAGTTACATTCACGGGTAATTCGGTTAAGCCCGCATTCGGATCAGTCCCGATCGTATTTACTTGTACATTCCCACTCAAGCCAAATTCAGAGCTGGCAGTAATATCACTTTTAGGTGTTAACTTTGATCTAAATTGCAATCCTAATAGTGCCTGGGTCGTGATATTGATATTTCCACCACTTCCGAGGATAGCATTTGCTACAATGTCACTATTTTCATTTTCCAGTCCTACGATCGCTAAAGCATTAATATTGATATTTCCACCTGTGGAAGCTCCTTGTGCATTGGTAGTAATGTTGCTACCCCGACGCAGTAATAACACTTCCTTCGTTGTCAGATTGATATTTCCCT comes from Alkalinema sp. FACHB-956 and encodes:
- a CDS encoding S-layer family protein, translating into MKVRSIVGVLGVLMGFGPWMEIANAQVIPDGSLPTTVSSPNARDFTIDGGGRSGGNLFHSFSQFSVPTGGSAFFNNALDVQNIFARVTGGTASNIDGLLKANGGASLFLLNPIGILFGPNASLNLGGSFIGTTASSIQFADGTAFSATNSSTVPLLTMSAPIGLQMGQNPGEITVQNTGHRLEGGGFLPFDASKSPIGLQAGFGQTLALVGGNVNFSGGILSIKGVGRLEVSSVNQGQVSLTSTQQGWVGDYSSVSQFGDIHLADQSLLDVSGYSGTIALQGRNISLADGSFVLKNSVGSQSAGGIVIHATDSIHLVGNTVDGLWGNGIYSTNLGLGTVEGVRITANQLLLQDGARIEARTFTPAGSGNMNVNVRDRLEVHGFNWTNPINVSGIGSATFGSGKAGEVLVTANHVQLLRGGSIFSATASTGQAGQVTVNVADLIEIADAVPATASSSSIVSSSIGAGNAGDVLINTSRLLLRESGVIGSTALASGSTGNITVNATESVEMRGVAEGLALPSRLLAAVEIVDPRTQAFLRVPAIPTGNAGTVTINTPVLKITDRATLSVRNDGPGQAGDIRFNTQSTLLDGKASITASTMSGSGGNIYLNHGHLLLMRHGSVISVSTQGTGDGGNITLQSPIILGLENSDIIANAVRGKGGNINITTQGILGLKFRGQLTPDNDITASSEFGLSGNVQVNTIGTDPNAGLTELPVNVSDSSQKIATGCAANQGSQFVATGRGGIPQNPNQQIVGDRGWTDLRDLSNYRGNQESVAQAPATQPLLLQASGWQRNADGSIELVARSGSVSPGSIATCSGGLTSSLTGSLTSSLKN